CGAGACGGCCTTCTGGCTGGAGTCCGACCGCATGTTCGGGCTCAACATCAACGAGCAAAGCCTCGGGGTGCAGAAGAACGTGGTGGTGGAGGAGTTCAACCAGCGCTACCTCAACCAGCCCTACGGCGACCTGTGGCTGCTGCTGCGCAAGCTCGCCTACACGGTGCACCCCTACCAGTGGCCCACCATCGGCAAGGAGACGTCGCACATCACCAACGCCACGCTCGCCGACGTGCGCGACTTTTACCAGCGCTTTTACAGCCCCAACAACGCCATCCTGAGCGTAACGGGCGATTTTGATAGCCAGTACATCTTCGACTTGGCCGAGAAGTGGTTTGGCGATCTTCCTGCCCAACCGCTCGATGGAAGCATCATTTCACAGGAGCCCAAGCAAGCCGAGGCTCGCTTCCTTGAGGTGGAGCGCGAGGTGCCCACATCGGCGCTCTACAAGGTGTACCACATGGCCGATAGGCTAGGCTGCGGGTATCATGCCACCGATATGCTGTCGGATATCCTATCGAACGGCCGTTCGTCGCGCCTCTACCGCAACCTGGTGCAGGAGCGCCGCCTGTTTACCGAGGTAAACGCCTACCTCTCGGGCGATGTCGACCCGGGGCTGTTCGTGTTCTCGGGCAAGCTCAGCGAGGGCATTTCCTTTGATGCTGCCGAAGCAGCCATTGCCGAGGAGATTGAACGGGTTACCAACGAGAAGATCTCGGAGTACGAGCTCGAAAAGGTGAAGAATAAGTACGAAGCCTCCATCGTGTTTGGCGAGACCAGCATTCTCAACAAGGCGATGAACCTGGGCTACTACCAGATGCTCGGCGATGCCGGCATGATAAACACCGAGGTGGATAGCTACCGCGCCGTCACCGCCGACGATATCGCAAAGGCAGCAGCCGCGCTGCTGCTCGAGAGCAACTCGTCGACCCTTCGTTACATCGCAAAAAAATAGGGAAACATGGTAAACAGAGCAATCCAACCCGAGTATTCGTTACCGGTCACGCTGGAGATTCCTACTCCCAACAAGTACCTCACCGCCGACCAGCGCGAGGTGCTTTGGCTGAAGATAGGCACCCAAAATATAGTACGCATTACCCTGCAGTTCCCCGCGGGCACCAAGTACCAGCAGAAGATGCTGCAGGCATCGTCCACCATGGGGCTCCTGTCCGATGGCACCAAGAACTACAGCGCCCGGGAACTTGCCGAAAAGCTCGACTTCTACGGGTCGCACATCGACTACAGCATCGACCGCGATCATGCGGTGGTGTCGGCGTTCTGCTTGGAGAAATACCTCTACCAGACCATCGAGCTGCTAACGGACATCGTGCTATACCCCAGTTTCGACGAGCACGAGTTCGAAACCTACCGTCAGAAGCGCAAGAGCACCATGGCTATCGACAAGGCAAAGGTGATGTACCAGGCGCGCGAGCAGTTTGCCGCAGCTCTATACGGAAAAGCGACCCCTTACGGTTCCTATGCCGAGCCAGAGGACTACGATGCCCTCTCGTCGGACGATTTGCGGGCATTTCATCGCGAGCGATACCTTACCCCAGGGGGCTTGCTGTTTGTGTCTGGCATGGTAACCGAGGAGATTGTCGCCAATGTAGCTCGCGAGTTCGATGCCGTTATCCGCCGTAACACTACTGATGCCCCAATAGTAAGCCTATCCGAGCTTCCAGCGCCTAGTCGCATCTTCATACAAAAGGATGATGCAGTGCAGTCCGCCATTCGCATGGGACGGGTGCTCTTCTCTCGCAACCATCCCCACTATTCGGGGATGCAGGTGCTTACCACCGTCCTCGGCGGCTACTTTGGCTCTCGCCTAATGGCCAACATTCGCGAGGATAAGGGGTATACCTATGGCATATTCTCGTCATTGGTGTCCATGCAGGAGAGCGACTACCTCACCATCTCCACCGAGGTGGGATGCGGGGTAACCAACCCAACCATCGAGGAGGTGGTAAAGGAGATGCAGCTCCTTCGTGCAGAAAAGATAGGAGAGGAGGAACTAGCGTTGGTGGTTAACTACATGGTAGGCGAAATGCTTCGCATGCTCGATGGGCCGTTCAGCATCGTCGATGCCATCCTCGACCTGTACCAGTCGGGGCTGCCCATCAGCTTCATCTCGCAGCACTTCGAAAGGATCAAGAGCATTACCTCCGACGAACTTTTGGCGCTAGCCCAAAGGTATCTCGATCCCAAGGACTACTCCGAAATAGTTGTGGGGAAGCGATAGCCCTTCATAGGCTGAATTTTTGAAGCAGGCACATTGTTGTAAACCGTTAATGGGTACAATACAGTCCCTTTTTTAGTTATATTAGGCCACTTGTTTTAAAATAGACGGATTAGACATAAGCCACCGTAGCAAATTACGGTTGTTGAAATTTTAGGTTAACGGACGATGGCAAAAGCGGAGCAGCCCCAATTATCGATACAGGAAGAGCAGGATATGGTCAACGAGCGTTTCGAAGAGATGCTCAGCAGCTGCATACGCCAAATTGACGAGAATGGTGTGGCAATGATTCGTAAGGCATTCGAGTTTGCCAACGAAGCCCACATGGGGGTGCGGCGTAAGTCCGGTGAGCCCTATATCCTACATCCCATCTCTGTAGCG
This window of the uncultured Acetobacteroides sp. genome carries:
- a CDS encoding pitrilysin family protein, whose protein sequence is MIDFKKHTLANGLTVIAHRDGSSPLAAFNLLYKVGSRNESPERTGFAHLFEHLMFSGSANVPSFDDPLQMAGGENNAFTNNDYTNYYETLPKENIETAFWLESDRMFGLNINEQSLGVQKNVVVEEFNQRYLNQPYGDLWLLLRKLAYTVHPYQWPTIGKETSHITNATLADVRDFYQRFYSPNNAILSVTGDFDSQYIFDLAEKWFGDLPAQPLDGSIISQEPKQAEARFLEVEREVPTSALYKVYHMADRLGCGYHATDMLSDILSNGRSSRLYRNLVQERRLFTEVNAYLSGDVDPGLFVFSGKLSEGISFDAAEAAIAEEIERVTNEKISEYELEKVKNKYEASIVFGETSILNKAMNLGYYQMLGDAGMINTEVDSYRAVTADDIAKAAAALLLESNSSTLRYIAKK
- a CDS encoding pitrilysin family protein — encoded protein: MVNRAIQPEYSLPVTLEIPTPNKYLTADQREVLWLKIGTQNIVRITLQFPAGTKYQQKMLQASSTMGLLSDGTKNYSARELAEKLDFYGSHIDYSIDRDHAVVSAFCLEKYLYQTIELLTDIVLYPSFDEHEFETYRQKRKSTMAIDKAKVMYQAREQFAAALYGKATPYGSYAEPEDYDALSSDDLRAFHRERYLTPGGLLFVSGMVTEEIVANVAREFDAVIRRNTTDAPIVSLSELPAPSRIFIQKDDAVQSAIRMGRVLFSRNHPHYSGMQVLTTVLGGYFGSRLMANIREDKGYTYGIFSSLVSMQESDYLTISTEVGCGVTNPTIEEVVKEMQLLRAEKIGEEELALVVNYMVGEMLRMLDGPFSIVDAILDLYQSGLPISFISQHFERIKSITSDELLALAQRYLDPKDYSEIVVGKR